A genomic segment from Nicotiana sylvestris chromosome 1, ASM39365v2, whole genome shotgun sequence encodes:
- the LOC138874518 gene encoding uncharacterized protein has product MSIVEYQQNFLRLSRYAKGIIDGERDKCRRFEEGLNGYIRKSVAILQLDDFSKLISAALTWERIDKEEASRRENKFRKGNSEYGSPSKKGKFDYSKTESTHKSLHHKQNKSNFSTVSTPSYGQGKTHTPTCAQCGKNHYGACRRASGACFNCGSMDHKVKDCPNPNPLSYTHTEGSVQKPVTTHSQANSSARPRNMQAAGSSVANQAGGSRAAARVYAMRQKNDQDGPDVVAGKFHLFGISIVTLFDPGSSHSYVCSSLAFPDTVKSVRLNFDVLVTSPLSHQAVVSRIYRDCPFMIQNLVFPVDLLEMPFRDYDVIVGMDWLHRHHALVDCRLKQVTFKTPAYSHMVVQGERSLTSNIISAVLARKMICQGCDAYLAHIVDTRLGSPTLKDIPTVCDFPDVFPDDLPGLPPEREIEFPIDLVPGTALISIAPYRMAPAELKELKAQLQELLEKGFIRPSISPWGAPILFVKKKDGTLRLCIDYRQLNKVTIKNKYPLPRIDDLFDQLKGASLFSKIDLRSGYYQLHVREQDVPKTAFRTRYGHYEFLVMPFGLTNAPAAFMDLMNRVFKPYLDQFVVVFIDDILVYSKNREDHDKHI; this is encoded by the coding sequence CTGATTTCAGCTGCACTTACTTGGGAAAGAATTGACAAGGAAGAAGCTAGTAGGAGAGAAAACAAGTTTAGGAAGGGTAATTCAGAATATGGCAGTCCATCCAAAAAGGGAAAGTTTGACTATTCCAAGACCGAGAGTACACATAAATCATTACATCATAAGCAGAATAAGTCAAATTTTTCTACTGTCAGTACTCCAAGTTATGGCCAAGGCAAAACTCATACACCTACTTGTGCACAGTGCGGGAAGAATCATTATGGTGCATGTAGACGAGCTTCTGGTGCTTGTTTTAATTGTGGAAGTATGGATCATAAAGTGAAGGATTGTCCTAATCCTAATCCTCTTTCTTATACACATACAGAAGGATCAGTTCAAAAGCCTGTCACTACTCATTCTCAAGCTAATAGTAGTGCTAGACCTCGAAATATGCAAGCAGCGGGTTCGAGTGTAGCTAATCAGGCTGGTGGGTCGAGAGCTGCTGCACGAGTTTATGCTATGAGACAGAAGAATGACCAGGATGGTCCGGACGTAGTTGCTGGTAAATTTCACTTATTTGGCATATCTATTGTTACATTATTTGATCCTGGATCTTCGCACTCTTATGTTTGCTCATCACTTGCATTTCCCGATACTGTTAAATCTGTGAGACTTAACTTTGATGTGTTGGTCACGAGTCCATTAAGTCATCAGGCCGTTGTTAGCAGGATTTACCGAGATTGTCCATTCATGATTCAAAATCTGGTATTCCCTGTCGACTTGCTTGAAATGCCCTTCCGAGACTATGATGTTATTGTTGGCATGGATTGGCTCCATAGGCACCATGCATTGGTTGATTGTAGGTTGAAGCAAGTGACATTTAAAACTCCTGCATATTCACATATGGTAGTTCAAGGAGAAAGATCATTGACATCTAATATTATTTCTGCGGTCTTGGCAAGAAAGATGATTTGTCAAGGTTGTGATGCCTATCTTGCTCATATAGTCGATACACGATTGGGGAGTCCAACTCTTAAGGACATACCAACTGTGTGcgactttcctgatgtatttcctgatgaTCTTCCTGGGTTGCCTCCAGAAAGGGAGATTGAATTTCCTATAGATCTTGTCCCTGGAACTGCTCTTATTTCTATCGCTCCTTACAGAATGGCTCCAGCGgaattaaaagagttgaaggctcAATTGCAAGAActtcttgagaaaggtttcatccgTCCCAGTATTTCACCTTGGGGAGCTCCtattttatttgtgaaaaagaaagatggcacCCTTAGGCtttgtattgattaccgacagctgaacaaggtaacaatcaagaacaaatacCCACTGCCTAGAATCGATGACTTGTTTGACCAACTGAAGGGTGCCAGcttattctcaaaaattgacttgagGTCTGGATATTATCAGTTGCATGTGAGGGAGCAAGATGTTCCTAAAACTGCTTTTAGGACCAGGTATGGCCATTATGAATTtttggtaatgccatttggtttgacaaATGCTCCTGCTGCATTTATGGATCTAATGAACCGTGTATTCAAGCCTTATCTCGATCAATTTGTGGTggtgtttattgatgacattttagTCTATTCCAAGAATAGAGAAGATCATGATAAGCATATCTAA